In Lentibacillus amyloliquefaciens, one DNA window encodes the following:
- a CDS encoding autoinducer 2 ABC transporter substrate-binding protein: MKRITLILLSVIVIIGILAGCVSESDGSSSGESGSNGDSGNEGEASNENSGDEELSIAVVPKLVGIPYFNASETGAEKAGEELGVNVQYTGPTQADASQQVQEIENLISQGVDAIAVAPNDPASVDPVLQKAKDQGIHVMDWDTPANEVDLSVKQVDDEEFGRHMAEKLVEAMGTEEGNIAVLTGGLAAANLNAWIDAARAELDENYPGIEIVTEKIPTDEKQQVAYQKTLDLIKSYSDLDGILAVSTPAPLGAAQAVQEEGLQDEISVVGSALPGDSQPYLEDGSLDTAVLWNPEDLGYLTVALGKMLAEGETPKDGQEIEGVGEISVKDDGNTVIMGPPQDYTKENAGDFDF, from the coding sequence ATGAAAAGAATTACGTTAATTCTACTGTCGGTTATAGTGATAATTGGTATTTTAGCAGGGTGTGTTTCTGAAAGTGATGGAAGTTCAAGTGGGGAAAGTGGAAGTAATGGGGATTCAGGAAATGAGGGTGAAGCAAGCAATGAGAATTCCGGTGATGAAGAGCTATCCATTGCTGTCGTGCCAAAACTTGTAGGTATTCCTTATTTTAATGCATCTGAAACAGGAGCTGAGAAAGCAGGCGAAGAATTGGGTGTTAATGTGCAATATACCGGTCCTACCCAAGCGGATGCTTCCCAACAGGTGCAGGAAATTGAGAACCTGATTTCCCAAGGTGTAGATGCAATTGCAGTAGCTCCAAATGACCCGGCTTCTGTTGATCCCGTACTTCAAAAAGCAAAAGATCAAGGTATTCATGTTATGGACTGGGACACTCCAGCAAATGAAGTCGATTTGTCGGTGAAGCAAGTAGATGACGAAGAGTTCGGACGTCATATGGCTGAAAAACTAGTAGAAGCAATGGGTACAGAGGAAGGTAACATCGCCGTTTTGACTGGTGGTCTGGCTGCAGCAAACTTGAATGCTTGGATTGACGCTGCAAGGGCAGAACTTGATGAAAATTATCCTGGTATTGAAATTGTGACAGAAAAGATACCAACAGATGAAAAACAACAAGTTGCTTATCAAAAGACTCTAGATTTAATTAAGTCATACTCTGATTTGGATGGTATATTAGCTGTTTCTACTCCTGCCCCACTTGGAGCAGCTCAAGCTGTGCAGGAAGAAGGACTTCAAGATGAGATTTCAGTCGTAGGATCTGCTTTACCAGGAGATTCTCAACCGTATCTAGAAGACGGTTCTCTTGATACTGCTGTTTTATGGAATCCTGAAGATCTTGGTTATTTAACTGTTGCACTCGGAAAAATGTTAGCTGAAGGTGAGACACCTAAGGATGGTCAAGAAATTGAAGGTGTTGGTGAAATATCCGTTAAAGACGATGGAAATACAGTAATTATGGGGCCGCCGCAAGATTATACAAAAGAAAATGCAGGTGACTTTGATTTCTAA
- a CDS encoding ABC transporter permease — protein MKLSKENILGLIALGTFLLMSLIAPGFLGSNNLTNFLFQLPEFGLLALAMMVVILTGGIDLSITYVAALSGVGAALMLTNGFSILTAVLVAILFGVACGAFNGFVVSKIGVPAILVTLGTMVLFEGVILAITKGNSISGFGDTYSLIGNGYYLGVIPLSFLIFIFFVILTAILLNKTSWGRSIYMFGNNDVATLFSGIKNSRVLMKVYLYVGLLAAISAIIMTSRYNSVKVDLGSAYLLQSVAAAVLGGTNIHGGYGKVMGTVYAVIIFQTISNGLNLLGAHSAIVDVFIGSILIIVLTLNFFSDKFKKKKETQASTA, from the coding sequence ATGAAACTTTCAAAGGAAAATATTTTAGGTCTGATTGCACTTGGAACCTTTTTACTAATGAGCTTAATTGCCCCCGGTTTTCTTGGGTCAAACAATTTAACTAATTTTTTGTTCCAACTTCCGGAATTCGGTTTGCTTGCTCTAGCTATGATGGTTGTGATTTTAACTGGAGGAATTGATCTTTCCATAACTTATGTTGCAGCTTTGTCAGGTGTAGGAGCTGCTCTGATGTTAACAAATGGTTTTTCAATCCTAACAGCAGTATTAGTTGCCATTCTTTTTGGTGTTGCATGTGGTGCATTCAACGGATTTGTAGTATCTAAAATAGGGGTTCCGGCAATACTTGTCACGCTTGGAACTATGGTGCTGTTTGAGGGTGTAATATTAGCTATAACGAAAGGGAATTCTATTTCTGGTTTTGGTGATACCTATAGTTTGATTGGAAATGGGTACTATTTAGGAGTAATTCCATTATCTTTTTTAATATTTATTTTTTTCGTTATTTTGACTGCGATTCTATTAAATAAGACCAGTTGGGGAAGAAGTATTTATATGTTTGGTAATAATGACGTTGCTACATTATTCTCGGGCATAAAAAACAGTCGAGTGCTTATGAAAGTTTATTTGTATGTTGGTTTGTTGGCAGCAATTTCAGCAATTATTATGACATCCCGCTACAACTCCGTGAAAGTGGACTTGGGCTCCGCATATTTGTTACAAAGTGTTGCTGCTGCAGTTCTTGGAGGAACGAATATACATGGTGGATATGGAAAAGTAATGGGAACAGTATATGCGGTAATTATATTTCAGACAATTTCGAATGGGTTGAATTTGCTGGGTGCACATAGTGCTATTGTAGATGTGTTCATAGGATCAATATTGATAATCGTTCTTACACTTAACTTTTTCTCTGATAAATTCAAAAAGAAAAAAGAGACACAAGCTTCCACTGCTTAG
- a CDS encoding ABC transporter permease, with translation MKSLLKQKEFSILAIIIVISIILSIVSPAFLTIGNLLDVVEGNVVMGILAIGMTLIIITSDIDVSVAAITTAVAVSVGALFGYLPDSWISLVIIFLIAPIIGLLIGSVNGFLVSKIQIPAIVVTLGTLNIINGLVLYFTNGRYLNSTNFPQAFLSFSNMEILGIPILIFVLAIVAILTWYILKHTFIGRSVMAIGGNQQSSIRVGINYKKAKLFVFAYMGFLCGIAAIAQTAYTKAVDPNGLLGLELMVIAAVVLGGTNIHGGRGTVHGTLLGVLLLALMQNGMILARIDTFWQNVVTGAIIVFAVSYDHISYKRQQEKLAKIEVEA, from the coding sequence ATGAAATCACTATTAAAACAAAAAGAATTCAGTATTCTTGCCATTATTATTGTAATCAGTATTATTTTATCAATTGTAAGCCCTGCATTCCTTACAATTGGTAATCTGCTGGATGTAGTCGAAGGTAATGTTGTAATGGGAATATTGGCTATTGGGATGACCTTAATAATCATAACAAGTGATATTGATGTTTCGGTTGCAGCCATAACAACCGCGGTTGCTGTTTCAGTCGGTGCTTTATTTGGTTATCTTCCAGATAGTTGGATTTCATTGGTTATAATTTTTCTGATTGCGCCAATTATAGGTTTATTAATAGGATCGGTGAACGGTTTTTTGGTTTCAAAAATCCAAATTCCAGCAATCGTGGTGACATTAGGTACATTGAATATTATTAACGGTCTTGTCCTTTATTTTACAAACGGTCGTTATTTGAATAGCACTAACTTTCCTCAAGCCTTTCTAAGTTTTTCCAATATGGAGATACTTGGTATACCGATTTTAATTTTTGTACTGGCCATTGTGGCAATACTCACTTGGTATATATTAAAACATACATTTATTGGTCGATCAGTCATGGCGATTGGTGGTAACCAGCAGTCTTCAATACGTGTAGGTATCAACTATAAAAAAGCGAAATTATTCGTTTTTGCTTATATGGGATTCTTATGTGGTATTGCTGCAATTGCCCAAACAGCGTATACAAAAGCTGTTGATCCTAATGGTTTATTGGGACTTGAATTGATGGTTATTGCTGCTGTTGTGCTTGGCGGTACAAACATTCATGGAGGCCGGGGGACAGTTCATGGGACACTTTTAGGTGTACTGCTTCTTGCCTTGATGCAAAATGGAATGATATTAGCGCGTATTGATACATTTTGGCAAAATGTGGTGACAGGTGCGATTATTGTATTTGCAGTTTCATATGACCACATTAGTTATAAAAGACAACAAGAAAAACTTGCTAAAATTGAAGTGGAGGCATAG